In Dehalococcoidia bacterium, the sequence GCCGGCTCGCCGGTGACGCCCATGATGCCCGCCAGCCCCTGAACGACGAAATCGTAGCCGGCGTACTCGGCGTACGGCCCCGTCGTACCGAAGCCGGTGAGCGAGGCGTGAATCAGGCCGGGGTTCGCTTGCCAGAGCACATCGTCACCGAGGTCCATGCGCTCCAGGGTGCCGGTCCTGAAGTTCTCGATCAGGATGTCGGACTTGCGCACGAGCTCGAGCGCCAGCTCGCGCGCGGCCGCGTGCTTGAGATTGAGCGTGATGCTGCGCTTGTTGCGGTTGACCGAGAGGTAGTAGGCGCTTTCACCGCCGGCGAAGGGGGGACCCCAGCCGCGCGTCTCGTCGCCCTCGCCTGGCTGTTCGACCTTGATTACGTCGGCGCCCATGTCGCCCAGTGTCATCGCGGCGTACGGCCCGGCCAGCACACGCGAGAGATCGAGCACGCGTACGCCGGCGAGCGGGCCGGGTCCTTGAGCTTCCCGATTGGCTTCGTTCATCGGAACCTCGGTGGCTGCATCAGTCGAGATAGAGGCCGCCGGCCGGGTGCAGCATCTGGCCGGTGAAGTAGCTGGCCTCGTCGGAGCAGAGGAAGAGCGCCGTGGCGGCGATCTCCTCCGGCTCGCCCATGCGATGCATCGGCACGGCGCGTAGGATCTGCTGCAGCCGCTCCTCGCTCTGGTGCATCGGCTGGGTCATCGGCGTGTCGATGTAGCCGGGGCCGATCGCGTTGATGCGGATGTTTTGCGCCGCAAGCTCCAGCGCCATGACTTTGGTGAGCATCCAGACGCCGGCCTTGGCGATGCAGTAGTGGCCGCCGCCGGCCAGCGGCAGCCGCGCCGCTCCCGAGCTGATCGTGACGATGGCGCCGGGGCGGCCGGCGTTCAGCATCTCGCGCACGGCCGCGCGGCAGGTGAGCAGGACACCGCGCAGATTCACGTCCAGCATGCCGTCGAAGGCTTCGAGCGGCATGTTCCAGAGCGGCTCGCCGCCTTGCTGGCCGGGCGCCCGCGCGATGCCCGCCGCGGCCACGACGCAATCCAGGGCGCCGTACGTCTCGACGCAGCGGTGGCTGACGCCGTTGACGATCGCCTCACTCGTCACGTCGGCCTGTGCGGCGAACGCCTGCCCGCCGGCCGCCTCGATGCGGCGCACCGTCTCTGCCGCGCCCTCCAGCGAGCGATCGATGACGCAGACGCGCGCGCCTTCCGTGGCGAAGCGCTCGGCGCTCGCTCGGCCGATGCCCGAGCCGCCTCCCGTGATCAACGCGACCTTGCCTTCCAGCCGTCCCGGCATCTGCTGCTCCTTCGCTGTCCGAACCTCGCCACCAGCATACTGGCCGGACGTGTAGCATGGGCACTGCCGCCCGCAGCCGGGCGAGCCCTGCAACGGGTGCTTCACATGCGCTTCGGCATCGTGCTCCCGCACTTTCGCGCTGTGGCCGGCGCCGCCGCCATCCGCGACGTGGCGCAGGCCGCCGATTCGCTGGGCTTCGATTCGATCTGGATCACCGATCGCGCCGCCATTCCGCGCGGCGAGGTGAACCGCCGCTTCGGTCCGGCCTTCTACGATCCGCTGGTCACGCTCGGTTACGTCGCGGCCTGCACCACGCGCGTGCGGCTGGGCGCCACGGTGTTCGTGCTGCCGTTTCGTCATCCGGTGCTGATGGCCCGCGCCATCGCTTCGCTCGACCAGCTCTGCGGCGGACGGCTGGACGTCGGCGTGGGCACGGGCTGGATGCGCGAGGAGTTCGACGCGATCGGCGTGCCGTTTGAGCAGCGCGGCGCCCTCACCGACGAATATCTTGACGCGATGATCGCCCTCTGGAGTGCGCCCGTCGCCTCGTTCGCCGGACCGACGGTGCGCTTCGAGAATCTGCACGCTGAGCCGCTGCCCGTGCAGCAGCCGCACCCGCCGATCTGGGTGGGCGGCCGCACGCCGCCCGCCTACCGGCGCGCGATCAAATACGGCCAGGTGTGGCACGCCTCGCCCGTCGGCCTCTCCGAGCTGTTGCCCGC encodes:
- a CDS encoding LLM class F420-dependent oxidoreductase; amino-acid sequence: MRFGIVLPHFRAVAGAAAIRDVAQAADSLGFDSIWITDRAAIPRGEVNRRFGPAFYDPLVTLGYVAACTTRVRLGATVFVLPFRHPVLMARAIASLDQLCGGRLDVGVGTGWMREEFDAIGVPFEQRGALTDEYLDAMIALWSAPVASFAGPTVRFENLHAEPLPVQQPHPPIWVGGRTPPAYRRAIKYGQVWHASPVGLSELLPAIAGLRETAKRLGRDPETIALTTRAPLYFELTSHRFGESEPPEMPIGTPDAVLATLRRYQAAGFSEIVFDTFFAGFPELEGATPDGILQTMSQFTRVVRPAFP
- a CDS encoding SDR family NAD(P)-dependent oxidoreductase, with the translated sequence MPGRLEGKVALITGGGSGIGRASAERFATEGARVCVIDRSLEGAAETVRRIEAAGGQAFAAQADVTSEAIVNGVSHRCVETYGALDCVVAAAGIARAPGQQGGEPLWNMPLEAFDGMLDVNLRGVLLTCRAAVREMLNAGRPGAIVTISSGAARLPLAGGGHYCIAKAGVWMLTKVMALELAAQNIRINAIGPGYIDTPMTQPMHQSEERLQQILRAVPMHRMGEPEEIAATALFLCSDEASYFTGQMLHPAGGLYLD